One Pseudomonas sp. B21_DOA genomic window, GCTACCCACGCGTCTCGCGCCATCGCGCCTTCCGCCCGGAAACCGAGGCGCTGGCCTGGCGCAATGCGCCGGAAGAACTCAAGGCCTGGCAGGAGGCACGTACCGGACTGCCGATCATCGACGCGGCAATGCGTCAACTGCTGGAAACCGGCTGGATGCACAATCGTCTGCGTATGGTCGTGGCGATGTTCCTGACCAAAAATCTGTTGATCGACTGGCGCGAGGGCGAACGCTTTTTCATGCGCCACCTTATCGACGGCGACCTGGCGGCCAACAACGGCGGCTGGCAATGGAGCTCATCGACCGGCACCGACTCGGCGCCGTACTTCCGTATCTTCAACCCGTTGAGCCAGTCGGAAAAATTCGATGCCGAAGGCGTGTTCATCAAGCACTGGTTGCCGGAACTGGCCGGGCTCAACAAGAAGGAAGTACACAATCCGGCGGCCACCGGTGGGCTGTTCGGCGTGGCCGATTATCCGGCGCCGATCGTCAATCTGAGCGCCTCACGCGAGCGTGCATTGAGCGCATTCAAGAACCTGCCATCGCGCCAGCCTGTCGGCGGCGGCGATGAGTGAATTCCTGCGCAGTTTCGCCCGCGAGTTTTCCGGGTTGAACAAAGACAACCTGCATCGCTTGGGCGAGCTGTACAGCGACGACATTCATTTCACCGATCCGCTGCACGAAGTTCAGGGCCTGGCACAACTGCAGGATTACTTCAGTGAGCTGTACGCCAACGTCAGCGGTCTGCGTTTCGATTTTCATGGTTTCGACCAGATCAGCGACGGTGAAGGTTACTTGCGCTGGGTCATGAGTTATCGCCATCCGCGTCTGGCCAAGGGCCGGGAAATCAGGGTCGGTGGCTGTTCGCACCTGCTCTGGCGCGACAAGGTTTATCGTCATCGGGATTATTTTGATGCCGGGGCGCTGCTGTATGAACACTTGCCAATATTGGGCCGGGTGATTGCCTGGCTGAAAAGGAGAATGGGATGAGTCGTACACCTCCACGGCGGTATTGGTTGACCGGCGCCAGCAGTGGCATCGGTGCAGCATTGTGCGAGGACATTCTGAAAAGCGGCGCGCATCTGGCGGTCAGCTCGCGCTCGACCGCGCCGCTCAAGGTCTTGTCCCAGCGCTATCCTGGCCAGGTGCTGGTGGTGCCCGGCGATCTGACCAACAGTCAGACCGTGCGTGAAATCGGTGAGCAGATCAGCGAAGCCTGGGGGCGCTGGACAGCGTGATTCTCAACGCCGGCACCTGTGAATATGTCGATGCGCGGCAGTTCGATTCGTCGATCATCGAGCACGTGGTGCGCACCAATCTGCTCGCCAGCAGCTACTGCATCGAAGCCGCCCTGCCGTTGCTGCGCAAAGGCACGGCGCCGCATCTGGTCGGCATGGCCAGTTCGGTGACTTACCTGCCGCTGCCTCGCGCCGAAGCCTATGGCGCATCGAAGGCCGGGCTGCGTTACCTGTTCGAATCGCTGCGCATCGATCTGGCGGATGAAGGCATTGAAGTCACCATTATCAGCCCGGGTTTTGTCGAAACGCCGCTGACCGAAAGGAACGATTTCCCGATGCCACTGAGCTGGCCTGCGGATAAAGCGGCGCGGCACATCTTCGCCAAACTCAAGGACCGGCCGCTGGAAATTGCCTTCCCGGGGCTGTTCATGGCCGCGCTGTGGCCGCTGTCCAAGCTGCCCGCTCGCGCGCAACTGGCGATCGGCAAACGCATGGTGCGCAAGAACCCTCCGCAGCGGGACCCGATATGAAAATCGCCGTAATTGGCAGCGGTATCGCCGGGCTCACCTGCGCCTACCTGCTGAACCGCCGCCACGACATCACCGTGTTCGAAGCGAGTGACTGGGTCGGCGGCCATACCCACACCGTACCGGTGAGCGTGGCCGGGCAATCGTTCGCCATCGATACCGGCTTCATCGTCTTCAACGACTGGACCTACCCGAATTTCATCCGCTTGCTCAACCAGCTTGGCGTGGCGTTCAAGCCGACCGAAATGAGCTTTTCGGTAACCGACCCCGACACTGGCGTGGAGTACAACGGCAACAACCTCAACAGTCTGTTCGCCCAGCGCAGCAATCTGTTGTCGCCGGGTTTCTGGGGCATGCTGCGCGATATTCTGCGTTTCAATAAAGAAGCCCAGCGCGATCTGATCGAACTGCGCATCGCCGCCGACACCACCTTGGATGATTACCTCAAGGCTGGCGGCTACGGCGAGCGTTTCATCCTGCATTACATCGTGCCGATGGGCGCGGCGATCTGGTCGATGCCGATGGCGGAAATGCTCAATTTCCCGCTGCAGTTTTTCCTGCGTTTTTTCAAGAATCATGGCCTGTTGTCGGTCAGTGATCGGCCGCAGTGGCAGGTCATCGAAGGCGGTTCCAGTGCCTATATCGCGCCGCTGACCGCTTCATTCAGCGACAGGATTCGTCTTAACTGTCCGGTCAGCCGCGTCGAGCGCAATCAGCACGGCGTGGTTATCCACAGCCCGGCGGGCCTCGAACATTTCGACAAAGTGGTGTTCGCCTGTCACAGCGATCAGGCGCTGAACCTGCTGGCCAACCCGAGCGACGCCGAGCGCTCGATTCTCGGCGCCCTGCTCTACGCCGACAACGACGTCGTGCTGCACACCGACACGCGCCTGCTGCCGACGCGCAAACTCGCCTGGGCCAGCTGGAACTATCGCCTCGGCGGCGCCGGCCATACGCGCGCGGCGGTCACCTACAACATGAACATTCTGCAGGGCATTGAGAGCGACACCACGTTCTGTGTCAGCCTCAACCAGACCGCAGGGATCAGCCCCGATAAAGTGCTGGCCCGCTATACCTACGCCCACCCGCAATACACCCTCGCCGCAGCGGCCGCGCAAAACCGTTGGGGCGAACTCGACGGCGAGCAGCACACGCATTATTGCGGCGCCTACTGGGCCAACGGTTTTCACGAAGATGGCGTGGTCAGCGGCTTGCGCGTCGCCGCCGCGTTCGGTGAAACCCTGTGAACAGCGCCCTGTACAGCGGCATCATCGGCCACCGACGTTTTTCGCCGCGCTGCCACGAATTCCGCTACCGCATCGGTTTGCTCTACCTCGACCTGAGCGAACAGGACGCCGTGCTGGCCTTGTCGCCGCTGGCGGGGCGCAGTCGTTTCGCGCCGTTCTCGTTTCGCGAAACCGATTACCTGAAAGCCTTCACCGGCAAGGGCATGCGCCTGATCGACGCGGTGCGCCAGCAGGTCGGTGCAGCCATCGGTCATGAGCCACAAGGCGCGGTGTGCCTGCTGACGCAGCCGCGCAGTTGGGGGCTGTCGTTCAATCCCGTGAGTTTCTTCTATTGCCATGAAGCCGACGGTCAACTGGCGGCGATCGTTTGTGAAGTGACCAACACGCCGTGGCGCGAGCGTTATCACTATGTGCTGCCGGCGCAGGTGCCGACCAGCCTGGTGGATTTCCATCAGCATTTCGCTGTGGCCAAGGCGTTTCACGTCTCGCCGTTTCTGCCCCGCGACCTCGAATACCGCATGAGCTTCAGCCCCGCTGCGCAAAGCCTTGGCGTGCACATGGCCGATTGGCAGGGCAACGAGAAACTGTTCGACGCCACGCTGAATCTGCGCCGCGAACCGCTCGATCGTCGCAGCCTGCATCGCTACCTGCGGCGCTTCCCGTGGATGACCGCAAAAACCGCTCTGGCGATTTATTGGCAAGCGCTGCGACTGCTGTTCAAGCGCGCGCCGATCTTCGCTCATCAGGCTGCCGACGGCAGCTTTAAAACCGCCACCGTGCCTCCGAAGGAGCCGCACCATGAAATCCTCTAGCCTGCCGCTCAGTCGCTTCAGCACCAACGGTTTGACCGGCACGCTGCTGCGGCGCGGCGTGTTGCGCCAATTGGCGCAGCTCAAACACGGACAACTGATGGTCGTTGAGGATGGCGAACAAATGCTTTTCGGCACCCCGGGCAGTGCCTTGCTCGGTGAGGTTCACGTGCTTGATCCAGCCCTGTGGGGCATGGTCGCCAGCAACGGCTCGATCGGCGCCGGCGAAGCATTCATCCACGGCTATTGGAGCTCGCCGGACCTGACGGCTGTGGTGCGCGTGTTCGTCAGCAATCTCGATGTACTCGATGCCATGGAAGGTGGCCTGGCGCGTCTGGGCCGGCCGTTCGTGCAAGGCTTGCACTGGCTCAATCGCAACACGCGTAAAGGCTCGCAGAAAAATATTTCGGCGCACTACGACCTCGGCAATGAACTGTTCGAACAGTTTCTCGACCCGACCATGATGTATTCCGCCGCCCAGTTCCTTTCGCCGAGCGACACCCTGGAACAGGCGCAACTGAACAAACTCGAACGCATCTGCCAGAAACTCGCGCTCAAGCCCAGCGATCACCTGCTGGAAATCGGCACCGGTTGGGGCAGCATGGCGTTGTACGCGGCGCAGCATTACGGTTGCCGCGTGACCACCACGACGCTGTCGAAAGAGCAGTTCGCGTTCACTGCCAAACGCATCGAACAATTGGGCTTGCAGGACCGCATCACCCTGCTGCTCAAGGATTACCGCGACCTCAGCGGCGAGTACGACAAACTGGTGTCGATCGAGATGATCGAAGCGGTCGGCCATCGGTTCCTGCCGACCTACTTCAAGCAATGCGCGCAGTTGCTCAAAAGCAACGGCCTGATGCTGCTCCAGGCGATCACCATTCGCGAGCAACGTTATGAACAGGCCAAGCGCAGCGTCGACTTTATCCAGCGCTACATCTTCCCCGGCGGCGCCCTGCCCTCGGTGCACAAGATGCTCGATGTGGTCAGCCGCGAAACCGACATGAACCTGCTGCACATGGAAGATTTCGGTCTGCATTACGCCAAGACATTGCGCCTGTGGCACGAGAACTTTCGCCTCGCCCATGGCCGCCTGAGCGAACTGGGCTACGACGATTATTTCCTGCGTTTGTGGGAGTTCTACCTGTGCTACTGCGAGGGCGGTTTTTGGAGCGCACCATCGGCACCGCACAACTGTTGCTGGCGAAACCGGCGGCAATGACCGCGCCGCTGCTCGGGCGCTTCGATGCGTGAGCGTGTCGCCAATGCCCTCTTGTTTCAGCTCGGCTGGCTCGCCTGCGTGCTCGGCGGCAACAGTTTGTGGCTGTTACTTGCACTGGCGACGCTGGTGATTCATCTGCGCTGGATCAGCAGTTGGGCGGAGGAAGGCCGTTTGATCTTGTGCGTGGTGATTGTCGGCACGGCGGTGGACAGCGTTTTGCGTCAGCTCGGCGTGTTCCGCTTTGCGGAT contains:
- a CDS encoding FAD-dependent oxidoreductase, whose product is MKIAVIGSGIAGLTCAYLLNRRHDITVFEASDWVGGHTHTVPVSVAGQSFAIDTGFIVFNDWTYPNFIRLLNQLGVAFKPTEMSFSVTDPDTGVEYNGNNLNSLFAQRSNLLSPGFWGMLRDILRFNKEAQRDLIELRIAADTTLDDYLKAGGYGERFILHYIVPMGAAIWSMPMAEMLNFPLQFFLRFFKNHGLLSVSDRPQWQVIEGGSSAYIAPLTASFSDRIRLNCPVSRVERNQHGVVIHSPAGLEHFDKVVFACHSDQALNLLANPSDAERSILGALLYADNDVVLHTDTRLLPTRKLAWASWNYRLGGAGHTRAAVTYNMNILQGIESDTTFCVSLNQTAGISPDKVLARYTYAHPQYTLAAAAAQNRWGELDGEQHTHYCGAYWANGFHEDGVVSGLRVAAAFGETL
- a CDS encoding nuclear transport factor 2 family protein — encoded protein: MSEFLRSFAREFSGLNKDNLHRLGELYSDDIHFTDPLHEVQGLAQLQDYFSELYANVSGLRFDFHGFDQISDGEGYLRWVMSYRHPRLAKGREIRVGGCSHLLWRDKVYRHRDYFDAGALLYEHLPILGRVIAWLKRRMG
- a CDS encoding DUF1365 domain-containing protein, with product MNSALYSGIIGHRRFSPRCHEFRYRIGLLYLDLSEQDAVLALSPLAGRSRFAPFSFRETDYLKAFTGKGMRLIDAVRQQVGAAIGHEPQGAVCLLTQPRSWGLSFNPVSFFYCHEADGQLAAIVCEVTNTPWRERYHYVLPAQVPTSLVDFHQHFAVAKAFHVSPFLPRDLEYRMSFSPAAQSLGVHMADWQGNEKLFDATLNLRREPLDRRSLHRYLRRFPWMTAKTALAIYWQALRLLFKRAPIFAHQAADGSFKTATVPPKEPHHEIL